One segment of Streptomyces sp. NA02950 DNA contains the following:
- a CDS encoding VOC family protein, which produces MISQWQLRAAFARRLSDMYGREVPAYTTLVDVSHEVNEDVLRAEGAGAERLGSISRVTAERHGAIRVGTPQELAQVARIFGALGMHPVGFYDLREAAASAVPVVSTAFRPIDGEELARNPFRVFTSLLTPADPRFFDADLRARLETFLGSRTLFPPELLTLADRAVAAHELPDEDAERFLQLAVRAFELSREPIDRSWYRTLEKVSAVAADIGGVRSTHINHLTPRVLDIDELYRRMTDRGIEMIDTIQGPPRWSGPDVLLRQTSFRALAEPRALRAPDGSVTSGALRVRFGEVEARGIALTREGRARYDTLLARVDEQAAQHPAADRGELARALWAEDFPGSERELARRGLGYFTYHAAADRPPGTPPATLGELLDQGWVRAEPIVYEDFLPRSAAGIFQSNLSGEGSRNTDREGAAYDSAWLSDAVGREVLDPFALYERQQNHSLDQVARELDLLAAPR; this is translated from the coding sequence ATGATCAGCCAGTGGCAGCTGCGAGCCGCGTTCGCGAGGCGGCTCTCGGACATGTACGGACGTGAAGTCCCCGCCTACACCACCCTGGTGGACGTCTCCCACGAGGTGAACGAGGACGTCCTGCGCGCCGAGGGCGCCGGTGCCGAACGCCTCGGCTCCATCAGCCGTGTCACCGCGGAACGCCACGGGGCCATCCGGGTCGGCACCCCGCAGGAGCTGGCACAGGTCGCCAGGATCTTCGGTGCGCTCGGTATGCACCCCGTCGGCTTCTACGATCTGCGCGAAGCCGCCGCCAGCGCCGTCCCCGTCGTCTCCACCGCCTTCCGCCCCATCGACGGCGAGGAGCTGGCGCGGAACCCGTTCCGGGTCTTCACCTCCCTGCTCACCCCCGCCGACCCCCGGTTCTTCGACGCCGATCTGCGGGCCCGGCTGGAGACCTTCCTCGGCTCCCGCACGCTCTTCCCGCCGGAGCTGCTCACCCTCGCCGACCGGGCCGTGGCCGCACACGAGCTGCCCGACGAGGACGCCGAGCGCTTCCTCCAACTCGCCGTCCGGGCCTTTGAGCTGTCACGGGAACCCATCGACCGGAGCTGGTACCGGACCCTGGAGAAGGTCTCCGCCGTCGCCGCCGACATCGGCGGTGTCCGCAGCACCCACATCAACCACCTCACCCCCCGCGTGCTGGACATCGACGAGCTGTACCGGCGGATGACGGACCGCGGCATCGAGATGATCGACACCATCCAGGGACCCCCGCGCTGGAGCGGTCCCGATGTCCTGTTGCGCCAGACCTCCTTCCGGGCCCTGGCCGAACCCCGCGCCCTGCGCGCCCCCGACGGCAGCGTCACCAGCGGCGCCCTGCGGGTCCGGTTCGGCGAGGTCGAAGCCCGCGGTATCGCCCTCACCCGCGAGGGCCGCGCCCGCTACGACACCCTGCTGGCCCGGGTCGACGAACAGGCGGCCCAGCACCCCGCCGCCGACCGCGGTGAGCTGGCCCGCGCCCTGTGGGCCGAGGACTTCCCCGGCAGCGAACGCGAACTGGCCCGGCGCGGCCTGGGCTACTTCACCTACCACGCCGCCGCGGACCGGCCGCCCGGCACCCCGCCCGCCACCCTCGGCGAACTGCTGGACCAGGGCTGGGTGCGCGCCGAACCCATCGTCTACGAGGACTTCCTGCCCCGCTCCGCGGCCGGGATCTTCCAGTCCAACCTCAGCGGCGAAGGCTCCAGGAACACCGACCGCGAGGGCGCCGCCTACGACAGCGCCTGGCTCTCCGACGCCGTGGGACGTGAGGTGCTGGACCCCTTCGCCCTCTACGAGCGGCAGCAGAACCACTCCCTCGACCAGGTCGCCCGGGAGCTGGACCTGCTCGCCGCACCCCGCTGA
- a CDS encoding aldehyde dehydrogenase family protein: MTTPALPTTEALRDRALDSLRRVGVTPERGSDFHARTPITGDDLFGLAAATEAETEEALEATRRAFLTWRSTPAPRRGELVRRLGELLRDHKGDLADLITIEAGKIRSEALGEVQEMIDICDFAVGLSRQLYGRTIASERPGHRLAETWHPLGVVGVISAFNFPAAVWSWNTAVALACGDTVIWKPSELTPLISLACDRLLARAAEDTGAPRDVHRLLLGDRAIGERLVDDPRVALVSATGSTRMGREVGPRVAARFGRSLLELGGNNAAVVAPSADLDLAVQGIVFAAAGTAGQRCTTLRRLIVHRDIADTLVDRLITAYRKLPIGDPFDESTLVGPLISTQALDTMRDALDRVRAEGGTLLVGGDRRLADTAPGAGYAEPAIVRVDTQTPVVREETFAPILYVLTYDTLEQALALHNDVPQGLSSSIFTRDQQEAEYFLSAEGSDCGIANVNIGTSGAEIGGAFGGEKETGGGRESGSDAWRAYMRPATNTINYSSTDSRLALAQNVSFL, encoded by the coding sequence ATGACCACCCCCGCCCTTCCCACCACCGAGGCCCTGCGCGACCGCGCTCTCGACAGCCTCCGCCGGGTCGGCGTCACCCCCGAGCGGGGCAGCGACTTCCACGCCCGCACCCCCATCACCGGCGATGACCTCTTCGGCCTCGCCGCCGCCACCGAGGCCGAGACCGAAGAGGCCCTCGAGGCGACCCGCCGCGCCTTCCTCACCTGGCGTTCCACCCCCGCCCCGCGCCGCGGTGAACTCGTCCGCCGCCTCGGTGAGCTGCTGCGCGACCACAAGGGCGACCTGGCCGACCTCATCACCATCGAAGCGGGCAAGATCCGCTCCGAGGCCCTGGGCGAGGTCCAGGAAATGATCGACATCTGTGATTTCGCCGTCGGACTGTCCCGCCAGCTCTACGGCCGCACCATCGCCTCCGAGCGTCCCGGCCACCGGCTCGCCGAGACCTGGCACCCGCTCGGGGTGGTCGGTGTCATCTCCGCGTTCAACTTCCCCGCCGCCGTCTGGTCCTGGAACACCGCCGTCGCCCTGGCCTGCGGCGACACCGTGATCTGGAAGCCCTCCGAGCTCACCCCGCTGATCTCGCTGGCCTGCGACCGGCTGCTGGCCCGGGCCGCCGAGGACACCGGCGCCCCGCGCGATGTGCACCGGCTGCTGCTCGGCGACCGCGCCATCGGCGAGCGGCTGGTCGACGACCCGCGGGTGGCCCTCGTCAGCGCCACCGGCTCGACCCGTATGGGCCGCGAGGTCGGCCCCCGCGTGGCCGCCCGCTTCGGCCGGAGCCTGCTGGAGCTCGGTGGCAACAACGCGGCCGTGGTCGCGCCCTCCGCCGACCTCGACCTCGCCGTGCAGGGCATCGTCTTCGCCGCCGCGGGCACCGCCGGACAGCGCTGCACCACCCTGCGGCGGCTCATCGTGCACCGCGACATCGCGGACACCCTCGTCGACCGGCTGATCACCGCCTACCGCAAGCTGCCCATCGGCGACCCCTTCGACGAGAGCACCCTCGTCGGCCCGCTGATCTCCACACAGGCCCTCGACACCATGCGGGACGCCCTGGACCGCGTCCGGGCCGAAGGCGGCACCCTCCTCGTCGGCGGCGACCGGCGGCTGGCGGATACCGCCCCCGGGGCCGGTTACGCCGAGCCCGCGATCGTCCGCGTCGACACACAGACCCCCGTCGTCCGCGAGGAGACCTTCGCGCCCATCCTCTACGTCCTGACCTACGACACCCTGGAGCAAGCCCTCGCCCTCCACAACGACGTCCCCCAGGGCCTGTCCTCCAGCATCTTCACCCGCGACCAGCAGGAGGCCGAGTACTTCCTGTCCGCGGAGGGCTCCGACTGCGGTATCGCCAACGTCAACATCGGCACCTCCGGAGCCGAGATCGGCGGTGCCTTCGGCGGTGAGAAGGAGACCGGCGGCGGCCGCGAGTCCGGCTCCGACGCCTGGCGCGCCTATATGCGTCCGGCCACCAACACCATCAACTACTCCAGCACAGACAGCCGGCTGGCCCTCGCCCAGAACGTCAGCTTCCTCTGA
- a CDS encoding SpoIIE family protein phosphatase/ATP-binding protein yields the protein MRSIAGQVFAVQVVLVVVLIVVATMALVFQARNDSEQEAINRSTAVAHTFAGSPGTAAAMSSSNPTKVLQPRAEMARKRAGLDFVVVTNTHGIRYTHPLPQYIGKEVVANWRPAVRGKVVTETVNGPLGKEVQATLPIRAADGRVIGLVCAGMTAEDVTGRVKHQLPLVFGTAAGALALATGGTALVGGRLRRQTRGLGPAQMMRMYEHHDAVLHSVREGVLIVDDQGRLVLANDEARRLLDLPPDAEGRHVSELALDARTEELLTSGRLATDEVHLAGDRLLAVNQRPTGWEGGRPGSVTTVRDTTELRDLSGKAEVAEKRLRLLYDSGAKIGSTLDIVRTAEELTEFAVPWFADYATVDLVEPVMRGNEPAGSAMRRTATTGIRPDHPLWRIGKLITYVSAAPQAFGFGAGRPVLEADLRAFGGWQVQDPEQATRIVNYGIHSMITVPLRARDVTLGLATFWRSEKPEPFDEEDVALTEELVARAAVAIDNARRYTREHAMAVTLQRSMLPQGLPEQDALEVAHRYLPAQAGVGGDWFDVIPLPGARVALVVGDVVGHGLHAAATMGRLRTAVHNFSALDLPPDELLGHLDELVTRFDQDQAAEDHDAPAITGATCLYAIYDPVSGGCTMARAGHPGPAVAHPDGTVTFPEVPLAPPLGLGGEPVETAELRLSEATRLVLYTDGLIEDRGRDLDAGIDMLKATLAGHPERSPERTCRAVFETMASPHPSDDIALLVARTRLLDPDAVAEWDIPSDPAAVARIRTEADRRLAGWGLEEVGFTTELILSELVTNAIRYGSDPIRIRLLRGRSLIIEVSDSSSTSPHLRRAATTDEGGRGLFLVAQFAQRWGTRYTPNGKIIWAELPLTGVTSPPLGSEAEDLLDQWDDVPG from the coding sequence ATGCGCAGCATCGCCGGGCAGGTCTTCGCCGTACAGGTGGTGCTCGTCGTCGTGCTCATCGTCGTCGCGACGATGGCGCTGGTCTTCCAGGCGCGCAACGACAGCGAGCAGGAAGCCATCAACCGGTCCACCGCCGTCGCCCACACCTTCGCCGGCTCGCCCGGCACCGCGGCGGCCATGAGCTCCAGCAACCCCACCAAAGTGCTCCAGCCCCGGGCCGAGATGGCCCGCAAACGGGCGGGCCTGGACTTCGTCGTGGTGACGAACACCCACGGCATCCGTTACACCCACCCCCTGCCGCAGTACATCGGCAAGGAGGTCGTCGCCAACTGGCGGCCCGCCGTCCGGGGCAAGGTGGTCACCGAGACCGTGAACGGCCCGCTCGGCAAGGAGGTGCAGGCCACCCTTCCGATCCGAGCCGCCGACGGACGGGTCATCGGTCTGGTGTGCGCCGGGATGACCGCCGAGGACGTCACCGGCCGGGTCAAGCACCAGCTGCCCCTGGTGTTCGGCACCGCCGCCGGTGCCCTGGCCCTCGCCACCGGAGGCACCGCGCTGGTGGGCGGGCGGCTGCGGCGCCAGACCCGCGGTCTGGGCCCGGCCCAGATGATGCGGATGTACGAGCACCACGACGCGGTGCTCCACTCCGTGCGCGAAGGCGTGCTCATCGTCGACGACCAGGGCCGTCTGGTCCTGGCCAACGACGAGGCCCGGCGGCTGCTCGACCTCCCCCCGGACGCCGAGGGCCGCCATGTCTCCGAGCTGGCCCTGGATGCCCGCACCGAGGAGCTGCTCACCTCCGGCCGGCTGGCCACCGACGAGGTGCACCTGGCCGGGGACCGGCTGCTGGCCGTCAACCAGCGGCCCACCGGCTGGGAGGGCGGCCGGCCCGGCAGTGTCACCACCGTGCGCGACACCACCGAACTGCGCGACCTCTCGGGCAAGGCCGAGGTGGCCGAGAAGCGGCTGCGGCTGCTGTACGACTCCGGCGCGAAGATCGGCAGCACCCTCGACATCGTCCGGACCGCCGAGGAGCTCACCGAATTCGCGGTCCCGTGGTTCGCCGACTACGCCACGGTCGACCTGGTGGAACCCGTGATGCGCGGCAATGAACCCGCGGGCAGCGCCATGCGCCGCACCGCCACCACCGGTATCCGGCCCGACCACCCGCTGTGGCGCATCGGCAAGCTGATCACCTATGTCAGCGCCGCCCCGCAGGCGTTCGGCTTCGGCGCCGGGCGGCCGGTGCTCGAGGCGGATCTGCGCGCCTTCGGTGGCTGGCAGGTGCAGGACCCGGAGCAGGCCACGCGAATCGTGAACTACGGCATCCACTCGATGATCACCGTTCCGCTGCGGGCCCGGGACGTCACCCTGGGCCTGGCCACCTTCTGGCGCTCCGAGAAGCCCGAGCCCTTCGACGAGGAGGACGTGGCCCTCACCGAGGAGCTCGTCGCACGCGCCGCCGTGGCCATCGACAACGCCCGCCGCTATACGCGCGAGCACGCCATGGCCGTCACCCTCCAGCGCAGCATGCTGCCCCAGGGCCTGCCCGAGCAGGACGCCCTGGAGGTGGCCCACCGCTATCTGCCCGCCCAGGCCGGGGTGGGCGGCGACTGGTTCGACGTCATCCCGCTGCCCGGCGCCCGGGTCGCCCTCGTCGTCGGCGATGTGGTCGGACACGGCCTGCACGCCGCAGCCACCATGGGGCGGCTGCGGACCGCCGTCCACAACTTCTCCGCCCTCGACCTGCCGCCGGACGAGCTGCTCGGCCACCTCGACGAGCTGGTGACCCGCTTCGACCAGGACCAGGCCGCGGAGGACCACGACGCCCCGGCCATCACCGGAGCCACCTGCCTCTACGCCATCTACGATCCGGTCAGCGGAGGCTGCACCATGGCCAGGGCGGGCCACCCCGGCCCGGCCGTGGCCCACCCCGACGGCACGGTGACCTTCCCCGAGGTGCCCCTCGCGCCGCCGCTCGGCCTGGGCGGCGAGCCCGTCGAGACCGCCGAGCTGCGGCTGTCCGAGGCCACCCGGCTGGTGCTCTACACCGACGGCCTCATCGAGGACCGCGGCCGGGACCTCGACGCCGGGATCGACATGCTGAAGGCCACCCTTGCCGGACACCCCGAACGGAGCCCCGAGCGGACCTGCCGGGCGGTGTTCGAGACCATGGCGTCCCCGCACCCGAGTGACGACATCGCCCTGCTCGTCGCCCGCACCCGGCTGCTGGACCCCGACGCGGTGGCCGAGTGGGACATCCCCTCCGACCCCGCCGCCGTCGCCCGCATCCGCACCGAGGCCGACCGGCGGCTGGCCGGATGGGGGCTGGAGGAGGTCGGGTTCACCACCGAACTCATCCTCAGCGAACTGGTCACCAACGCCATCCGCTACGGCTCCGACCCCATCCGGATCCGCCTGCTGCGCGGCCGCAGCCTCATCATCGAGGTGTCCGACAGCAGCAGCACCTCGCCCCATCTGCGCCGCGCGGCCACCACCGACGAGGGCGGGCGCGGTCTGTTCCTGGTGGCCCAGTTCGCCCAGCGCTGGGGCACCCGCTACACCCCCAACGGCAAGATCATCTGGGCTGAGCTGCCGCTGACCGGAGTCACGTCCCCTCCCCTGGGATCCGAGGCCGAGGACCTGCTCGACCAGTGGGACGACGTCCCGGGCTGA